In one Maniola jurtina chromosome 13, ilManJurt1.1, whole genome shotgun sequence genomic region, the following are encoded:
- the LOC123870844 gene encoding uncharacterized protein LOC123870844 translates to METAAVSSVPKEIVQLIPLFGGDKRQLNLYLRKCQYVIDRFKGSDEQNLYVFNVITSRLKDDAAALLSEREDIVTWSALKDLLIQHFGDPRSEACISVELESLKIYPGESFLDFCNRIQTVRSLLMSKVNACDDLEMKRSKAIIYNNTALNVFLYNLPEHMVRVIRLKAPTSLETALSMVLEEVNFTEQYKTRNRMHGNNQFTSSGSRPAIAQPFGYKPQLPPHSKFNFNNTQMKMPQMQGQGQPPKPVMGYRPQLGFQPQQFGIRPPHKLGYMSPQQFGYRPQQQFGYRPPQQFGYRPPQQFGYRPPQQFGYRPPQQFGYRPPQQFGYKPPQQFGYKPPQPQQPTNDVSMRTSQPKMQQGFKLNELTMTNEEDNLPYDDYYGYDYDDQDNVYDPQLMCYPDYNIECEYANEQTDEPVSNSKPTDLEKNDEENFCIAASKEIEKG, encoded by the coding sequence ATGGAAACAGCGGCAGTCTCATCGGTACCTAAAGAAATTGTGCAATTAATCCCTTTGTTTGGTGGTGATAAAAGAcaattaaatctttatttgcGAAAATGTCAATATGTGATTGATCGGTTTAAGGGGAGTGATGAACAAAATCTTTACGTTTTTAATGTTATAACGAGTCGCCTGAAAGATGATGCAGCTGCGCTTCTCTCCGAACGGGAGGACATTGTTACGTGGTCCGCATTAAAAGATTTGTTAATACAGCATTTTGGAGACCCGCGCAGCGAAGCTTGCATAAGTGTTGAGTTAgagtcattaaaaatttatccgGGTGAAAGTTTCCTCGACTTTTGTAATAGAATCCAAACTGTGCGTTCGTTATTGATGTCCAAAGTAAATGCATGCGACGACTTGGAGATGAAACGTTCCAAGGCAATTATATATAATAACACAGCTCTTAACGTGTTTCTGTATAATCTTCCCGAACATATGGTTCGAGTTATTAGACTAAAGGCACCCACTTCCTTAGAAACGGCCTTGAGTATGGTGCTCGAGGAAGTGAACTTCACGGAACAGTACAAGACGCGTAATCGTATGCATGGTAATAACCAATTTACGAGTTCGGGTTCAAGGCCAGCGATCGCCCAACCGTTTGGTTACAAACCCCAACTACCACCTCATtccaaattcaattttaataacacTCAAATGAAGATGCCTCAAATGCAAGGTCAAGGTCAGCCACCAAAACCAGTCATGGGTTATAGACCCCAATTAGGTTTTCAGCCACAACAATTTGGGATTAGGCCCCCACATAAACTTGGGTACATGTCCCCACAACAATTTGGGTATAGGCCTCAACAACAATTTGGGTACAGGCCTCCACAACAATTCGGGTACAGGCCTCCACAACAATTCGGGTACAGGCCTCCACAACAATTCGGGTACAGGCCTCCACAACAGTTTGGGTACCGACCCCCACAACAATTTGGGTACAAACCCCCGCAGCAATTTGGGTATAAACCACCACAACCCCAACAACCAACTAACGACGTATCCATGAGGACATCACAGCCTAAAATGCAACAAGGTTTTAAGTTAAACGAATTAACTATGACTAACGAGGAAGACAACTTACCTTATGACGATTATTATGGTTATGACTATGACGATCAAGATAATGTTTATGACCCACAGTTAATGTGTTACCCGGACTATAATATAGAATGTGAATATGcgaacgaacagacagacgaacCAGTTTCCAACAGCAAGCCCACTGACCTTGAAAAAAATGATGAAGAAAATTTTTGCATAGCAGCCTCGAAGGAAATAGAGAAAGGATAG
- the LOC123870843 gene encoding uncharacterized protein LOC123870843 — protein sequence MCSIIDWNASYSQELASIKMHTDFTRDITIEKYRQLVPQKRSKRGLINPLGSIIKVITGNLDHDDAVKYDELTSKLNRNQIIISKKLTIVSKMLDSFINVTETMNVNSVHFHNRLTKVETLLKDLAAKQNNWIFITYLTGLFSVFTSSFRTIFVRLSEIETALALSKISILHQSIVNSTELLYHLNVISNSKTLAIIPKYPYLLAKGIKYLPLVKPCQSFSTGNQFLCTADNRALYYELTCIEQLMKFEDDLISCKQHQVQIEKIKVQQINPNSWLLYSRLRTTLTKRCGHEVSKQLVFGTYLITIDEPCELEIYGIRLHHRTIVESDNMKRIPIITLPQLKSNATLSGASVVNMEEISLDEVKYMAFSLKHSSVVESVLNDQKDSKFSVILGYLTSGFVVLSIFVFLFYIWLKSPKCSLFKKNHRNESKNDPSDNFPLRDGGVMARPSVLD from the exons ATGTGCAGTATAATCGATTGGAACGCATCATATTCCCAAGAACTAGCGAGTATTAAAATGCATACAGACTTTACCCGCGACATAACTATAGAAAAATATAGACAATTAGTTCCACAGAAACGTTCTAAGAGAGGTTTGATAAATCCTTTGGGTTCAATTATAAAAGTGATAACTGGTAACCTGGATCATGATGACGCAGTTAAGTACGACGAACTTACTTCTAAATTAAATCGCAACCAAATTATTATATCAAAGAAATTGACAATTGTCTCTAAAATGTTGGATAGTTTTATTAATGTAACTGAAACAATGAATGTGAACTCTGTTCATTTTCATAACCGTTTAACAAAGGTTGAAACATTACTCAAAGATTTAGCTGCCAAACAAAACAATTGGATTTTCATAACTTATCTTACAGGATTATTTAGTGTATTTACAAGTAGTTTTCGTACTATCTTTGTTAGACTGAGTGAAATTGAAACAGCATTAGCGTTAAGTAAAATCTCTATTTTGCATCAGTCAATTGTGAACTCTACAGAATTATTGTatcatttaaatgtaatttccaACTC TAAAACCCTAGCTATCATTCCCAAATATCCTTACCTTTTGGCGAAAGGAATCAAATACTTACCGCTTGTTAAACCATGTCAGTCATTTTCTACCGGCAATCAGTTCCTGTGTACTGCAGACAACCGAGCGTTGTATTATGAACTCACCTGTATAGAGCAGCTTATGAAATTCGAAGATGACCTTATTTCCTGCAAGCAGCATCAGGTCCAGATCGAAAAGATTAAGGTTCAGCAAATCAACCCAAATAGCTGGCTCCTCTATAGTAGACTGAGGACGACACTGACGAAGCGATGCGGCCATGAGGTCAGCAAACAACTTGTATTTGGCACTTACCTGATCACAATCGACGAACCGTGTGAGCTAGAAATTTATGGAATTCGCCTCCACCATCGTACTATTGTAGAATCAGATAATATGAAGAGAATTCCAATTATTACACTCCCTCAGTTAAAATCAAACGCGACTCTATCCGGTGCAAGTGTAGTTAATATGGAAGAAATTAGTTTAGATGAAGTGAAATACATGGCCTTTTCATTGAAACATAGTTCTGTTGTTGAAAGTGTTTTAAACGATCAAAAGGACAGTAAATTCAGTGTAATTTTAGGATACCTGACATCAGgttttgtagttttaagtatttttgtgtTCTTATTTTATATCTGGCTGAAATCGCCAAAATGTtcattatttaagaaaaatcatCGGAATGAATCTAAAAACGATCCCTCCGATAATTTTCCTCTTAGGGATGGAGGAGTTATGGCTCGTCCATCCGTTCTCGATTAG